One window of the Cydia amplana chromosome 26, ilCydAmpl1.1, whole genome shotgun sequence genome contains the following:
- the LOC134660091 gene encoding uncharacterized protein LOC134660091 yields MEGKKQNSNVEVIKMNDLNIVLNVDGGGSKKKRKRSEGSMEKTLSEVELLLSENAQGGCEIKYEIIDDDDDDVTKDKAEASSRPVLKTDRTVDWEDKIPMDVISFMDATDPNPQERIMQPPPLGVISDVRSVPDDFTEQTDPIECTEQTDPIECIDLC; encoded by the exons ATGGAGGGGAAGAAACAAAACTCAAATGTAGAAGTAATCAAAATGAACGATTTGAACATCGTTCTTAACGTAGACGGGGGTGGGAGTAAAAAGAAACGCAAGCGTAGCGAGGGTTCCATGGAGAAGACTTTGAGCGAAGTCGAGTTGTTGTTGAGCGAGAACGCTCAAGGCGGGTGTGAGATTAAGTATGAAAtaatagatgatgatgatgatgatgttacgAAGGATAAAGCGGAGGCTTCGAGTAGGCCGGTCTTGAAGACCGATCGAACAGTGGATTGGGAGGATAAGATACCCATGGATGTTATATCTTTTATG GACGCGACAGATCCGAACCCCCAGGAGCGGATAATGCAGCCTCCCCCCCTAGGGGTCATATCGGACGTCCGATCCGTGCCCGACGATTTCACCGAACAAACTGACCCCATCGAGTGCACCGAACAAACTGACCCCATCGAGTGCATCGACCTCTGCTGA
- the LOC134660089 gene encoding uncharacterized protein LOC134660089, which produces MSTIGIVQIHESIKRGRGHYCGICFRSTVETRLVKPVHLRNLISKLAIRFRGAIQVCVICEALALSAARFVRTLELAARVSDLFTNMDAAQLKYVLKCVEAPNAHPKVLNDESISRRALDLDAALREVPRYELRRTDTLVVPSPPQRQDMMVVMQHGNPPMPALAPIVMAPTMAPTAPALAPMS; this is translated from the exons ATGAGTACAATTGGCATTGTACAAATACATGAGTCGATAAAACGCGGGAGAGGTCACTATTGCGGTATATGTTTTCGTTCTACAGTGGAGACGAGACTCGTCAAGCCTGTACATTTGAGGAACTTAATAAGTAAATTGGCAATTCGTTTTAGG GGGGCAATCCAAGTATGCGTCATATGCGAAGCCCTAGCGCTATCAGCGGCCCGGTTCGTCAGAACCCTAGAGCTGGCCGCTCGGGTGAGCGATCTGTTCACCAACATGGACGCGGCGCAGTTGAAGTATGTTCTCAAGTGTGTGGAGGCGCCAAACGCACACCCTAAG gTGTTAAACGATGAAAGTATCTCCCGGCGAGCCCTGGATCTGGACGCAGCGCTGCGTGAGGTCCCGCGTTACGAGCTCCGCCGCACCGACACGCTGGTGGTGCCCTCACCGCCGCAACG GCAAGACATGATGGTAGTCATGCAACACGGCAACCCACCCATGCCTGCCCTGGCGCCCATAGTAATGGCACCCACGATGGCGCCCACGGCGCCCGCGTTAGCTCCCATG AGCTGA